From Afipia carboxidovorans OM5, one genomic window encodes:
- a CDS encoding MFS transporter, with translation MASFSAYWTAIALRLSAAPFNLTPRGIAIFALVGAAGAIATPLAGRMGDRGWTRQGLCASHLLIIAALALCASAEFVSSWALALVMEAAGAILLDVGFTCDQTLGRRAVNLLQPEARGRINGLYVGLFFIGGGVGAAAAGLAWSYGGWFAVCLVAGSFGFIALMTDAMTTGTP, from the coding sequence ATGGCATCCTTCTCCGCCTACTGGACCGCCATTGCGCTGCGGCTATCCGCTGCTCCCTTCAACCTCACGCCGCGTGGCATTGCCATCTTCGCATTGGTCGGCGCTGCCGGCGCGATTGCAACGCCGCTCGCAGGCCGAATGGGAGATCGCGGCTGGACGCGACAGGGATTGTGCGCATCGCATCTCCTCATCATCGCGGCCCTTGCGCTATGCGCATCCGCCGAATTCGTCTCCTCGTGGGCATTGGCGCTCGTCATGGAAGCCGCCGGCGCCATTCTTCTCGATGTCGGCTTCACCTGCGATCAGACTTTAGGCCGCCGCGCCGTCAATCTGTTGCAGCCGGAAGCACGAGGCCGCATCAACGGCCTTTATGTCGGTTTGTTTTTTATCGGCGGCGGTGTCGGCGCTGCCGCCGCAGGTCTTGCGTGGTCATATGGAGGGTGGTTCGCGGTCTGTCTGGTTGCCGGGAGCTTTGGATTTATCGCCCTGATGACGGATGCGATGACCACCGGAACGCCATAA
- a CDS encoding MFS transporter, translated as MTCLQPALSSHRTVPRAFVRLGALATGVIVTNLSAPQILVALIGSSFGISTAQAGMVSTLTLLGYAAGLFLLVPLADIFENRSLIGLTLGCTVAAAACTALAPTPSLLFLFVFVLGAFCSAIQMLVPLIAAMAHPSERGRVIGDVMGGLMVGIMLSRPLASFIADIWDWRGFYAASATAIAVIAIALMRRLPRCSRPRA; from the coding sequence ATGACCTGCCTTCAGCCTGCCCTCTCGTCTCATCGAACGGTGCCGCGCGCGTTCGTGAGGCTGGGCGCCCTCGCGACCGGCGTCATCGTCACCAATCTGTCTGCTCCGCAAATTCTCGTGGCGCTGATTGGCTCATCCTTCGGCATATCCACCGCGCAGGCAGGCATGGTCAGCACCCTGACCCTGCTCGGTTATGCCGCCGGATTGTTTCTGCTGGTCCCGCTTGCCGACATCTTTGAAAATCGCAGCCTGATAGGCCTCACGCTCGGCTGCACCGTCGCCGCAGCAGCCTGCACCGCCCTGGCGCCGACGCCGTCCTTGCTGTTCCTGTTCGTATTCGTGCTCGGCGCATTTTGCTCCGCGATCCAGATGCTCGTGCCACTCATCGCCGCGATGGCGCATCCATCCGAACGCGGGCGCGTCATCGGCGATGTCATGGGTGGATTGATGGTTGGCATCATGCTGTCCCGCCCGCTCGCGAGTTTCATCGCAGACATCTGGGATTGGCGCGGATTCTATGCGGCATCCGCAACCGCGATCGCAGTTATCGCAATCGCGCTGATGCGGCGGCTGCCCCGCTGCAGCCGGCCGCGCGCATAA
- a CDS encoding LysR family transcriptional regulator: protein MNTNDLAAFIAVVETGSIVAASTRLNLTQPGVTRRVQSLEEMLGVELLDRQSKPLKPTTAGREAYEQGRRVLRTLDDLKSGVAADGVVRGEFRLGVTPYLSEAALSAPLDMLRAQFPALSVHIVSGWSPDHAERVCRNQLDAAAICLPDGVTPPEELVCDDLGTQAVTFVVARDMKVPKSVDLPGLSHLPWVINQDGCGFRRALKRRFDAAHLPFNIAVEALDPELRLSLVARGVGIGLVTPIALKRSPLRSKLKVVKVENFEPAVRAWVVHRPPPGRLAVPIKAFRDALAVELRDAS from the coding sequence ATGAACACAAACGACCTTGCCGCCTTCATCGCGGTCGTCGAAACGGGCTCGATCGTCGCGGCTTCGACGCGTCTCAATCTCACCCAGCCTGGCGTGACGCGCCGTGTGCAGAGTCTTGAAGAGATGCTTGGCGTTGAACTGCTCGACCGGCAGTCGAAGCCGCTGAAGCCGACTACTGCGGGACGTGAAGCTTACGAGCAGGGGCGTCGGGTCCTCCGAACGCTCGATGATCTCAAGTCGGGCGTTGCCGCCGATGGCGTGGTGCGTGGCGAGTTCCGCCTCGGCGTTACACCGTATTTGTCGGAAGCCGCCTTGAGCGCGCCTCTGGATATGCTGCGCGCGCAATTTCCGGCTTTGAGCGTGCACATCGTGTCAGGATGGTCGCCCGATCATGCGGAGCGGGTCTGCCGCAACCAGCTCGACGCTGCCGCGATCTGTTTGCCGGATGGCGTTACGCCGCCGGAGGAGCTGGTTTGTGACGACCTCGGAACGCAAGCCGTTACCTTTGTCGTGGCACGCGACATGAAAGTGCCGAAGTCGGTGGACCTTCCGGGCTTGTCGCATCTCCCCTGGGTCATCAATCAGGATGGGTGTGGCTTCCGCCGGGCGCTGAAGCGCCGTTTCGATGCAGCCCATCTTCCGTTCAACATTGCAGTCGAAGCGTTGGATCCTGAGCTTCGGCTATCTCTCGTCGCGCGCGGTGTCGGGATCGGTCTCGTCACTCCGATCGCCCTGAAGCGAAGCCCGCTGCGGAGCAAGCTCAAGGTTGTTAAAGTTGAAAACTTCGAGCCGGCCGTGAGAGCGTGGGTTGTTCATCGGCCGCCACCGGGCCGTCTTGCGGTTCCGATCAAAGCCTTTCGCGACGCGCTGGCTGTCGAGCTTCGTGACGCCTCGTGA
- a CDS encoding ABC-F family ATP-binding cassette domain-containing protein — protein sequence MAPLIQLKDIALTFGGTPLLSGVELAVEANERVCLVGRNGSGKSTLLKIVAGLIEPDRGTRFVQPGATVRYLPQEPDFAGAATTLAYVEAGLSPGDDLYQARYLLEQLGLTGEENPASLSGGEARRAALARVLAPSPDILLLDEPTNHLDLTTIEWLESELASRRSALVMISHDRRFLTNLSRATVWLDRGETRRIEKGFGAFEAWRDEVLADEEREQHKLDRKIVMEEHWLRYGVSGRRKRNVKRLGNLHALRQARRGYRGATGKATLAAAESDLSGKLVVEAKHLVKSFGERPIVNDFSTRIARGDRLGIVGPNGAGKTTLINLLIGTSPPDSGTVRLGANIEMATLDQHRESLDPKSTLANALTGGRGDTIMVGGKPKHVVSYMKDFLFSQEQARTPLEALSGGERGRLMLARALAKPSNVLVLDEPTNDLDLETLDVLEDMLGEYEGTVILISHDRDFLDRVVTSVIAPEGEGRWVEYAGGYSDMLAQRGSDLKEKAVKGTAASAKVAKAPPSAPASTAAPKRRLSFKEKHALETLPKTMAKLQAEIAKLQTQLDDPTLYARDRKAFDAASAAMTKAHAELASAEEQWLELEILREDIESGT from the coding sequence ATGGCTCCGCTGATCCAGTTGAAAGACATCGCGCTCACCTTCGGTGGCACGCCGCTGCTCTCCGGCGTCGAGTTGGCCGTCGAGGCCAACGAGCGCGTCTGCCTTGTCGGGCGCAACGGCTCGGGCAAATCCACTTTGCTCAAGATCGTCGCGGGATTGATCGAGCCCGATCGCGGCACGCGCTTCGTGCAGCCCGGTGCGACGGTGCGTTATCTGCCGCAGGAGCCGGATTTCGCCGGCGCTGCGACGACACTCGCCTATGTCGAAGCGGGCTTGAGCCCCGGCGACGATCTCTATCAGGCGCGCTACCTGCTGGAGCAGCTTGGGCTGACCGGCGAGGAAAATCCGGCGAGCCTGTCCGGCGGCGAGGCGCGCCGCGCTGCACTTGCCCGCGTGCTGGCGCCCTCGCCCGACATTCTTCTGCTCGACGAGCCGACCAACCATCTCGATCTCACCACCATCGAATGGCTGGAAAGCGAACTGGCCTCACGCCGCAGTGCGCTGGTCATGATCAGCCACGACCGGCGCTTTCTCACCAACCTGTCGCGCGCGACCGTGTGGCTCGACCGCGGCGAGACGCGGCGCATCGAGAAAGGCTTTGGCGCGTTCGAGGCGTGGCGCGACGAGGTGCTGGCCGACGAAGAACGCGAGCAGCACAAGCTCGACCGCAAGATCGTGATGGAAGAACACTGGCTGCGCTACGGCGTCTCCGGCCGGCGCAAGCGCAACGTCAAGCGACTCGGCAATCTGCACGCGCTGCGGCAGGCGCGGCGCGGCTATCGCGGCGCCACCGGCAAGGCGACGCTCGCCGCCGCCGAGTCCGATCTCTCCGGCAAGCTCGTGGTCGAGGCGAAGCATCTCGTCAAATCGTTCGGCGAACGTCCGATCGTCAACGACTTCTCGACCCGCATCGCGCGCGGCGACCGGCTCGGCATCGTCGGCCCCAACGGCGCAGGCAAGACGACGCTGATCAATCTTTTGATCGGTACGTCACCGCCCGACAGCGGCACGGTGCGGCTCGGCGCCAACATCGAGATGGCGACGCTCGACCAGCACCGCGAAAGCCTCGATCCGAAATCGACACTCGCGAATGCTCTCACCGGCGGGCGCGGCGACACCATCATGGTCGGCGGCAAGCCGAAGCATGTCGTGAGCTACATGAAGGACTTCCTGTTCAGCCAGGAGCAGGCGCGCACGCCGCTGGAGGCGCTGTCCGGCGGCGAACGCGGGCGGCTGATGCTGGCGCGCGCGCTGGCAAAGCCGTCGAACGTTCTGGTACTCGACGAGCCGACCAACGATCTCGATCTCGAAACGCTCGACGTGCTGGAAGACATGCTCGGCGAATACGAGGGTACGGTGATCCTCATCAGCCATGATCGCGACTTCCTCGACCGCGTCGTCACCTCGGTGATCGCGCCGGAGGGCGAAGGCCGCTGGGTCGAATACGCCGGCGGCTATTCCGACATGCTGGCGCAGCGCGGCAGCGACCTCAAGGAAAAGGCCGTCAAGGGCACAGCCGCATCCGCAAAGGTTGCAAAGGCTCCGCCCTCCGCGCCTGCTTCGACGGCCGCGCCGAAGCGTCGTCTCAGCTTCAAGGAGAAGCACGCGCTGGAAACGCTGCCCAAGACCATGGCGAAGCTGCAGGCCGAGATCGCAAAGCTGCAAACGCAACTCGACGACCCGACGCTTTATGCCCGCGACCGCAAGGCGTTCGACGCCGCCTCGGCGGCGATGACCAAGGCCCACGCCGAACTCGCGAGCGCCGAAGAACAATGGCTGGAATTGGAAATCCTGCGCGAGGATATCGAGAGCGGGACGTGA
- a CDS encoding YaiI/YqxD family protein produces the protein MRIYIDADACPVKEEAYRVAARHQWPVSVVAGNFIRVPDDPQIERIAAGPGMDAADDWIAARATSGDIVITADIPLASRCVKAGAAVIAPNGKAFTEDSIGMTLAVRNLMSDLRESGEITGGPRGFSPKDRSAFLSTLDQTIRRIARTQPQG, from the coding sequence ATGCGAATCTATATCGATGCCGATGCCTGCCCGGTGAAGGAGGAAGCCTATCGCGTTGCCGCGCGCCACCAATGGCCGGTGAGCGTGGTGGCGGGCAATTTCATCCGCGTGCCCGACGATCCGCAGATCGAGCGGATCGCGGCCGGTCCCGGCATGGACGCGGCCGATGACTGGATCGCGGCGCGGGCGACGAGTGGCGATATCGTCATCACCGCCGACATTCCGCTCGCGAGCCGTTGCGTCAAGGCAGGCGCGGCCGTCATCGCACCGAACGGAAAGGCTTTCACGGAGGATTCGATCGGCATGACGCTTGCGGTACGCAACCTGATGAGCGACCTGCGCGAGAGCGGCGAGATCACCGGCGGGCCACGCGGCTTTTCGCCGAAGGACCGCTCCGCTTTTCTGTCGACCCTCGACCAGACCATCCGCCGCATCGCGCGCACGCAGCCGCAAGGCTGA
- a CDS encoding Ppx/GppA phosphatase family protein has product MTEHAQPRVFERRSNLVAGEAQPSQASGLPAYAAIDLGTNNCRLLIARPSGDSFRVVDSFSRIIRLGEGIVSSGRISEAAIERAVGALSVCRDKMDARSAHRRRTIATEACRAADNSDEFLSRIREKTGIELEIIDRETESTLASIGCTPLLDERARGVILFDIGGGSTEVVKLMRPDGEPDAPPVKGPWISLPVGVVTLAEHFGGIDVTRESYAAMVGEVARHLAPFAAAHGDDIDGMHLLGTSGTVTTVAGLHLGLVRYDRRRVDGLWMNNQDITAAVERLMSMTYRQRADNACIGTERADLVLAGCAILDAIRDAFPVSRLRVADRGLREGMLVEMMREDGYIPAA; this is encoded by the coding sequence ATGACGGAGCATGCCCAGCCCCGCGTTTTCGAGCGACGGTCGAACCTGGTGGCGGGCGAGGCGCAACCGAGCCAGGCGTCTGGTCTGCCAGCCTATGCGGCGATCGATCTCGGCACCAACAACTGCCGGCTGTTGATCGCGCGCCCCTCGGGCGACAGCTTCCGCGTGGTGGATTCGTTCTCGCGCATCATTCGGCTTGGCGAAGGCATCGTCTCCTCGGGCCGCATCAGCGAAGCCGCGATCGAGCGTGCCGTCGGTGCGCTGTCGGTGTGCCGTGACAAGATGGACGCGCGCAGCGCGCATCGCCGCCGCACCATCGCGACCGAAGCCTGCCGCGCGGCGGATAATTCGGATGAATTTCTCTCGCGCATCCGCGAGAAGACCGGCATCGAACTCGAGATCATCGACCGCGAAACGGAATCGACGCTCGCCTCGATCGGCTGCACGCCGTTGCTCGATGAGCGCGCGCGCGGCGTGATCCTGTTCGACATCGGTGGCGGCTCCACCGAAGTCGTGAAGCTGATGCGGCCCGACGGCGAGCCCGATGCGCCGCCGGTGAAAGGCCCGTGGATTTCGCTGCCGGTCGGCGTGGTGACGCTGGCCGAGCATTTCGGCGGCATCGACGTCACGCGCGAATCCTATGCGGCGATGGTCGGTGAAGTCGCAAGGCATCTCGCGCCGTTCGCGGCCGCGCATGGCGACGACATCGACGGCATGCATCTCCTCGGCACCTCGGGCACCGTGACGACGGTGGCGGGGCTTCACCTCGGGCTCGTGCGTTACGACCGCCGCCGTGTCGATGGCTTGTGGATGAACAATCAAGACATCACCGCCGCGGTGGAGCGGCTGATGTCGATGACCTATCGCCAGCGCGCCGACAACGCCTGCATCGGCACCGAGCGCGCCGACCTCGTGCTCGCGGGCTGCGCCATTCTCGATGCGATCCGCGATGCGTTCCCGGTTTCGCGACTGCGGGTGGCCGACCGCGGCCTGCGCGAGGGCATGCTGGTCGAAATGATGCGCGAAGACGGCTATATCCCGGCTGCATAG
- a CDS encoding RlmE family RNA methyltransferase: protein MAKDTTGRLHVTVKSGGKRKLSSKLWLERQLNDPYVAQAKRDGFRSRAAYKLREMDDKYHFLKQGQAVVDLGAAPGGWSQIAAKRVGAEAGRGKVIAIDLLEMGEIPGVTFAQLDFLSDDAPEKLRAMLGGGADIVMSDMAANTTGHRKTDQLRIVGLVESAAAFAAEVLNPGGTFLAKVFQSGADATLQAELKRNFATVRHVKPAASRQDSSERYVLAMGFRGG, encoded by the coding sequence ATGGCAAAGGACACGACCGGGCGGCTGCACGTCACGGTAAAGAGCGGTGGCAAGCGCAAGCTGTCATCGAAGCTGTGGCTGGAGCGCCAGCTCAACGATCCCTATGTCGCGCAGGCCAAGCGCGACGGTTTCCGCTCGCGCGCGGCCTACAAGCTGCGCGAGATGGACGACAAGTATCATTTCCTCAAGCAAGGGCAGGCGGTGGTCGATCTCGGCGCGGCACCGGGGGGCTGGAGCCAGATCGCGGCGAAGCGCGTCGGCGCGGAAGCGGGCCGGGGCAAGGTGATCGCCATCGATCTGCTGGAGATGGGTGAAATTCCGGGCGTGACCTTCGCGCAGCTTGATTTTCTTAGTGATGATGCGCCGGAAAAACTACGCGCGATGCTGGGCGGCGGCGCCGATATCGTGATGTCCGATATGGCGGCGAACACGACCGGCCATCGCAAAACAGATCAGTTGCGCATCGTCGGCCTTGTCGAAAGTGCTGCGGCATTCGCGGCCGAAGTGCTCAATCCGGGCGGCACGTTCCTTGCGAAAGTATTTCAAAGCGGAGCGGATGCGACGCTGCAGGCGGAATTGAAGCGCAACTTCGCAACCGTGCGCCACGTCAAGCCGGCGGCGAGCCGACAGGATTCCTCGGAGCGCTACGTGCTCGCGATGGGCTTTCGCGGGGGTTAG
- a CDS encoding MFS transporter, which produces MQKERLIPLIVACALFMENMDSTVIATSLPAIADDIGTSPLTLKVAITSYLLSLAVFIPGSGWMADRFGARNVFACAIAVFMAGSIGCAISSSLTDFVIARILQGMGGAMMMPVGRLVLLRSIDKSALVNAMAWVTVPALLGPVIGPPLGGFITTYFSWHWIFLINIPIGILGIYLAIRYIDPIRSDNPERFDLIGLLFAGLAVAGLAFGLSVAGLNLLPWQLVIGLIVGGAVFGLLYIMHARRTASPVLDFSLLQLPTLRASLGGGFLFRVGIGALPFLLPLLMQIGFGLSPFQSGMVTFASAIGAIGMKTLAARIIRTFGFRPVILFNVFVASASVAACALFTPATPLLLIMIILIVGGFFRSLQFTAINTLAYAEVETPQMSRATTLASVNQQLAISTGVAIGAFAVEATQHFRQAAELSAADFWPAFVVISLISLTSFFSFYRLPNDAGHQVSGRKVEAMEGPKAADTVANETTADVRDQRLG; this is translated from the coding sequence ATGCAGAAAGAACGCCTGATTCCGCTGATCGTCGCCTGCGCCCTGTTCATGGAGAACATGGACTCGACGGTAATCGCGACATCGCTACCGGCGATTGCCGACGACATCGGCACCAGTCCGCTGACGCTCAAGGTCGCGATCACGTCCTACCTTCTTTCGCTGGCGGTGTTCATTCCGGGCAGCGGCTGGATGGCGGACCGCTTCGGCGCGCGCAACGTGTTCGCCTGCGCCATCGCCGTGTTCATGGCGGGCTCGATCGGCTGCGCGATCTCATCCTCGCTCACCGATTTCGTTATCGCCCGCATCCTGCAAGGCATGGGCGGCGCGATGATGATGCCGGTCGGGCGACTGGTGCTGCTGCGGAGCATCGACAAGAGCGCGCTCGTCAACGCCATGGCGTGGGTGACGGTGCCTGCCCTGCTCGGCCCGGTGATCGGCCCGCCGCTCGGCGGCTTCATCACCACTTATTTCTCGTGGCACTGGATCTTTCTGATCAACATCCCGATCGGTATCCTCGGGATTTATCTCGCGATCCGCTACATCGATCCGATCCGCAGCGACAACCCGGAGCGGTTCGATCTCATCGGCCTTCTGTTCGCGGGCCTCGCGGTCGCGGGGCTGGCCTTCGGGCTGTCGGTCGCGGGCCTCAACCTGCTGCCGTGGCAACTCGTGATCGGACTGATCGTCGGCGGCGCGGTGTTCGGCCTGCTCTACATCATGCACGCACGTCGGACCGCCTCGCCGGTGCTCGACTTCTCGCTGCTGCAACTGCCGACGCTGCGCGCGAGCCTCGGCGGCGGCTTTCTGTTCCGCGTCGGCATCGGCGCGCTGCCGTTCCTGCTGCCGCTGTTGATGCAGATCGGGTTCGGCCTGTCGCCATTCCAGTCCGGCATGGTGACATTCGCTTCCGCCATCGGTGCGATCGGTATGAAGACGCTTGCCGCGCGCATCATCCGCACCTTCGGCTTCCGCCCGGTGATCCTGTTCAACGTGTTCGTCGCGTCGGCTTCCGTTGCCGCCTGCGCGCTGTTCACACCGGCCACGCCGCTGCTTCTGATCATGATCATCCTGATCGTTGGCGGCTTCTTCCGCTCACTGCAGTTCACCGCGATCAACACGCTCGCCTATGCCGAGGTGGAGACGCCGCAGATGAGCCGCGCCACCACGCTTGCGAGCGTCAACCAGCAGCTTGCGATCTCGACCGGCGTTGCGATCGGCGCGTTCGCGGTCGAGGCGACGCAGCACTTCCGGCAGGCGGCTGAATTGAGCGCCGCCGACTTCTGGCCGGCGTTCGTCGTGATTTCGCTGATCTCGCTGACGTCGTTCTTCTCGTTCTATCGCCTGCCCAACGATGCCGGACATCAGGTCTCGGGCCGCAAGGTCGAGGCGATGGAAGGACCGAAGGCCGCCGACACCGTCGCCAACGAGACGACGGCGGACGTTCGCGACCAGCGGCTAGGGTGA
- the guaB gene encoding IMP dehydrogenase, which translates to MASINQAIREAFTFDDVLLKPGLSEVMPSDADLRTHLTPAVPLNIPIIASAMDTVTEARMAIAMAQSGGLGVIHRNFDPEGQAAQVRQVKKFESGMVVNPLTIDPNARLADALAMMKDHGFSGIPVVTGGSNGQPGKLVGILTNRDVRFATDPNQKVSELMTHEKLITVREGVSQTEAKRLLHQNRIEKLLVVDDQYRCVGLITVKDMEKAVAYPLASKDAHGRLRVAAATTVGDGGFERTERLIDAGVDVVVVDTAHGHSQRVLDAVNRIKRQSNAVQVVAGNVATRDGTQALIDSGADAIKVGIGPGSICTTRIVAGVGVPQLTAIMESVEAAKKANIPVIADGGIKFSGDLAKALAAGADIAMVGSLLAGTDETPGEVFLWQGRSYKAYRGMGSVGAMSRGSADRYFQQDIKDTLKLVPEGIEGQVPYKGPVANVLHQLAGGLRAAMGYVGAKTLKEFHAKAEFVRITGAGLRESHVHDVTITRESPNYPGGV; encoded by the coding sequence ATGGCGTCTATCAATCAGGCAATCCGGGAAGCATTTACCTTCGACGACGTGTTGTTGAAGCCCGGGTTGTCGGAAGTGATGCCCTCCGACGCCGATCTGCGTACCCATCTGACCCCCGCCGTTCCGCTCAATATTCCGATCATCGCCTCGGCGATGGATACCGTGACCGAAGCCCGCATGGCGATCGCCATGGCGCAGTCCGGTGGCCTTGGCGTCATTCACCGGAATTTCGATCCGGAAGGGCAGGCCGCGCAGGTGCGGCAGGTGAAGAAGTTCGAATCCGGCATGGTGGTGAACCCGCTCACCATCGATCCGAACGCGCGGCTCGCCGATGCGCTGGCGATGATGAAGGATCACGGCTTCTCCGGCATTCCGGTGGTGACCGGCGGCAGCAACGGCCAGCCCGGCAAGCTTGTCGGCATCCTCACCAACCGTGACGTGCGCTTCGCGACCGATCCGAACCAGAAGGTGTCGGAGTTGATGACGCATGAGAAGCTCATCACGGTACGTGAGGGCGTGAGCCAGACCGAAGCCAAGCGGCTGTTGCATCAGAACCGGATCGAGAAACTTCTGGTGGTGGACGATCAGTATCGCTGCGTCGGCCTCATCACCGTGAAGGATATGGAGAAGGCGGTGGCCTATCCGCTGGCCTCCAAGGATGCGCACGGCCGCCTGCGCGTCGCCGCCGCGACTACGGTCGGCGACGGCGGGTTCGAGCGGACCGAACGGCTAATCGACGCGGGCGTCGATGTCGTCGTGGTCGATACCGCGCATGGCCATTCGCAGCGCGTGCTCGATGCGGTGAACCGCATCAAGCGGCAATCGAATGCGGTGCAGGTCGTGGCAGGCAACGTCGCCACGAGGGACGGCACGCAGGCGCTGATCGATTCCGGCGCGGACGCGATCAAGGTCGGCATCGGGCCGGGCTCGATCTGCACCACCCGCATCGTCGCGGGCGTTGGCGTGCCGCAGCTCACCGCGATCATGGAGTCGGTCGAGGCCGCGAAGAAGGCCAACATTCCGGTGATCGCCGATGGCGGCATCAAGTTCTCGGGCGATCTTGCCAAGGCGCTCGCTGCCGGTGCCGATATCGCGATGGTCGGCTCGCTTCTCGCCGGCACCGACGAGACGCCCGGCGAAGTGTTTCTGTGGCAGGGCCGTTCCTACAAGGCCTATCGCGGCATGGGCTCGGTCGGTGCGATGTCGCGCGGCTCGGCCGACCGCTACTTCCAGCAGGACATCAAGGATACGCTGAAGCTCGTGCCCGAGGGCATCGAGGGGCAGGTACCCTATAAGGGGCCGGTGGCCAACGTGCTGCATCAGCTCGCGGGCGGACTTCGCGCGGCGATGGGTTATGTCGGCGCCAAGACGCTGAAGGAATTCCACGCCAAGGCGGAGTTCGTGCGCATCACCGGTGCGGGCTTGCGCGAAAGCCATGTCCACGACGTGACGATCACCCGCGAGAGCCCGAACTATCCCGGCGGTGTGTAG
- a CDS encoding RsmB/NOP family class I SAM-dependent RNA methyltransferase — protein MTPAARLSAAIDVLGAIEAERIPAQNALKSWGTAHRFAGSGDRAAIAGLVFDALRRHASSAYLMDDDSARARLLGALKLERGLDVEAIASLCNGERFAPVPLSDAERNALATRTLADAPSDIAGDYPTWLDPHFAEAFGDDRVKEAAAMASRAPLDLRVNTLRAKREKAQAALSHLGATPTPWSPLGLRIVLGADARNPGVHAEEIFLKGGVEVQDEGSQLAALFTQAKPGEQVVDLCAGAGGKTLALAAMMQGKGRLLATDRDKRQLAPIHQRLSRAGVHNAEIRSPRGAEDVLADASGKADLVVVDAPCTGTGTWRRNPDAKWRMRPGALEIRLKDQVEVLTRAASLVKPGGRLAYITCSVLPQENSGQIEAFLAREPGFTVMPPAEVIAALGERAAAFREAVRLSPQGLLMTPLRTGTDGFFVSLLRKAG, from the coding sequence ATGACGCCCGCCGCGCGGCTCTCCGCCGCCATCGACGTTCTCGGCGCCATCGAGGCCGAACGCATCCCCGCCCAGAACGCACTGAAATCATGGGGCACCGCGCACCGCTTTGCCGGCTCGGGCGACCGTGCCGCGATTGCGGGGCTGGTGTTCGACGCGCTGCGCCGCCACGCGTCGAGCGCCTATTTGATGGATGACGACAGCGCCCGCGCGCGGCTGCTCGGGGCACTCAAGCTCGAACGTGGTCTCGACGTCGAAGCCATTGCTAGCCTGTGCAATGGTGAGCGCTTTGCGCCTGTGCCGTTGTCGGATGCCGAGCGCAATGCGCTTGCGACCCGCACACTTGCCGATGCGCCATCCGATATCGCGGGAGATTACCCCACCTGGCTCGATCCGCATTTTGCGGAAGCCTTTGGCGATGATCGCGTCAAGGAAGCGGCCGCGATGGCGAGCCGCGCGCCGCTCGACCTGCGGGTCAACACGCTTCGGGCCAAGCGGGAGAAGGCGCAGGCCGCACTCTCGCACCTTGGAGCCACGCCGACGCCATGGTCGCCGCTCGGCCTTCGCATCGTGCTCGGGGCGGATGCGCGCAACCCCGGCGTTCATGCCGAGGAGATTTTCCTTAAAGGTGGCGTTGAAGTGCAGGATGAAGGATCGCAGCTCGCGGCCTTGTTCACGCAGGCAAAACCCGGCGAGCAGGTGGTCGATCTTTGCGCGGGCGCGGGCGGCAAAACGCTGGCGCTCGCGGCGATGATGCAGGGTAAGGGCCGGCTGCTCGCGACCGATCGCGACAAGCGCCAGCTTGCGCCGATCCACCAGCGGCTGTCGCGCGCAGGGGTCCACAATGCCGAAATCCGCTCCCCGCGCGGGGCGGAGGACGTGCTGGCCGATGCTTCCGGGAAAGCCGATCTCGTGGTGGTGGACGCGCCCTGTACCGGCACCGGGACGTGGCGGCGCAACCCCGACGCGAAATGGCGGATGCGGCCCGGCGCGCTGGAAATCCGGCTCAAGGATCAGGTCGAGGTGCTCACGCGCGCAGCCTCGCTGGTCAAGCCCGGCGGGCGGCTCGCCTACATCACCTGTTCGGTGCTGCCGCAGGAGAACAGCGGCCAGATCGAGGCCTTCCTCGCGCGCGAGCCGGGCTTTACCGTGATGCCGCCGGCCGAGGTGATCGCGGCGCTGGGCGAGCGGGCGGCCGCTTTCAGGGAAGCCGTGCGCCTGTCGCCGCAGGGGCTTCTGATGACCCCGCTGCGCACCGGCACCGACGGGTTTTTCGTGTCGCTCCTGCGCAAGGCGGGATAG